One window of the Zea mays cultivar B73 chromosome 3, Zm-B73-REFERENCE-NAM-5.0, whole genome shotgun sequence genome contains the following:
- the LOC100191630 gene encoding protein WRKY1 isoform X1, translating to MEEVEVANMAAVESCHRVLALLSQQQDPALLKSVASETAEACAKFRKVAALLGSASGGGGCGHARGRFSRRVRPLGLVNQKSPLGIATGSGNPLEMMPSTAAAAGSPSPPQSTSYAQMRARLSSAPESSRGLDLACSSSRCSPHPFGAPKLVQPLSVQFQIGSVAHRYPFHQQQSRQKLQAEMFRRSNSGISLKFDSPSPSGGAAGTMSSARSFMSSLSIDRSMASLDGKRPFHLVGTPVASDPADAHRAPKRRCTGRGEDGRGKCATTGRCHCSKRRKLRIKRSIRVPAISNKIADIPPDEYSWRKYGQKPIKGSPHPRGYYKCSSVRGCPARKHVERCVDDPAMLIVTYEGEHSHTQLPAQPAQT from the exons ATGGAGGAGGTGGAGGTGGCCAACATGGCCGCGGTGGAGAGCTGCCACCGGGTGCTGGCTCTGCTCTCGCAGCAGCAGGACCCAGCCCTGCTCAAGAGCGTAGCTTCAGAGACGGCTGAAGCCTGCGCCAAGTTCAGGAAGGTAGCGGCCCTCCTCGGCAGTGCCAGTGGCGGAGGTGGCTGTGGCCATGCTAGAGGCAGGTTCTCCAGACGAGTCCGGCCTCTGGGGCTCGTCAACCAGAAGAGCCCCTTGGGGATCGCCACCGGCAGCGGCAACCCGCTGGAGATGATGCCCAgcacagctgctgctgctgggtctcCATCTCCACCTCAGTCGACTAGCTATGCGCAAATGCGCGCTCGGCTTAGCAGTGCGCCAGAGTCCTCACGAGGGCTGGATTTGGCCTGCTCCAGCAGCAGGTGTAGCCCTCATCCATTTGGAGCCCCCAAGCTGGTCCAGCCACTGTCTGTGCAGTTCCAGATTGGGAGTGTTGCGCATAGGTACCCGTTCCACCAGCAGCAGTCGAGGCAGAAGCTGCAGGCCGAGATGTTCAGGAGGAGCAACAGTGGGATCAGCCTCAAGTTCGATAGCCCTAGCCCCAGCGGTGGTGCTGCTGGCACCATGTCGTCTGCGAGATCATTCATGTCGTCGTTGAGTATAGACAGGAGCATGGCGAGCTTGGATGGGAAGCGGCCGTTCCATTTGGTAGGCACCCCGGTGGCGAGCGACCCAGCAGATGCGCACCGTGCGCCCAAACGGCGATGCACGGGTAGAGGGGAGGATGGAAGAGGCAAGTGTGCCACCACTGGCAGATGCCATTGCTCAAAGAGAAG GAAACTGCGGATTAAGAGGTCGATTAGAGTGCCAGCCATTAGCAACAAAATCGCTGATATCCCTCCTGATGAGTACTCGTGGCGCAAGTACGGGCAGAAGCCAATTAAGGGTTCCCCACACCCGAG GGGTTACTACAAATGCAGCAGCGTCAGGGGCTGCCCAGCAAGGAAGCACGTCGAGCGATGTGTAGACGACCCGGCGATGCTAATCGTGACATACGAAGGCGAGCACAGCCACACCCAGCTGCCAGCACAGCCTGCCCAGACCTAG